A DNA window from Pseudomonas tohonis contains the following coding sequences:
- a CDS encoding ACT domain-containing protein translates to MAGETSLALLIRSMSPHLNEGDYVFCTLTDTRALQGCEAVGSFREREGLTVILAREDADRLGLAYDYVAAWITLEVHSSLAAVGLTAAFAGALAQAGVSCNVIAGYYHDHLFVARSDAERALSTLRALAASAGEA, encoded by the coding sequence ATGGCCGGCGAAACCTCCCTCGCACTGCTGATCCGCAGCATGTCCCCGCACCTGAACGAGGGCGACTACGTGTTCTGCACCCTCACCGACACCCGCGCGCTGCAAGGCTGCGAGGCCGTCGGCAGCTTCCGCGAGCGCGAGGGACTGACCGTGATCCTGGCCCGCGAGGACGCCGACCGCCTCGGCCTGGCCTACGACTACGTAGCCGCCTGGATCACCCTGGAGGTGCATTCCTCACTGGCCGCCGTCGGCCTCACCGCCGCCTTCGCCGGCGCCCTCGCCCAGGCCGGCGTCAGCTGCAACGTCATCGCCGGCTATTACCACGACCACCTGTTCGTCGCCCGCAGCGATGCCGAACGCGCCCTCTCCACCCTGCGGGCGCTGGCCGCCAGCGCCGGGGAGGCCTGA
- a CDS encoding LysE/ArgO family amino acid transporter, whose product MWQSYLNGMLVAAGLIIAIGAQNAFVLAQSLRREHHLPVAALCVLCDAVLVCAGVFGLATLLAQNPTLLAVARWGGIAFLSWYGAKALLRALNPQTLDQAANAGPRSRKAVLLAALAVTLLNPHVYLDTVLLIGSLGAQQPVPGAYALGAASASLIWFFALALGAAWLAPWLARPATWRLLDFGVALMMFAMAAQLLNGL is encoded by the coding sequence ATGTGGCAGAGCTACCTCAACGGGATGCTGGTGGCGGCGGGGCTGATCATCGCCATCGGCGCGCAGAACGCCTTCGTCCTGGCCCAGAGCCTGCGCCGCGAGCACCACTTGCCGGTGGCCGCGCTCTGCGTGCTGTGCGATGCGGTGCTGGTCTGCGCCGGGGTCTTCGGCCTGGCCACGCTGCTGGCTCAGAACCCGACGCTGCTGGCCGTCGCGCGCTGGGGCGGCATCGCCTTCCTCAGCTGGTACGGCGCCAAGGCGCTGCTTCGGGCGCTCAACCCGCAGACGCTGGACCAGGCGGCAAACGCCGGCCCGCGCTCACGCAAGGCGGTGCTGCTGGCGGCCCTGGCGGTGACCCTGCTCAACCCCCACGTGTACCTGGACACGGTGCTGCTGATCGGCTCCCTGGGCGCCCAGCAACCGGTACCCGGTGCCTACGCTCTGGGCGCCGCCAGCGCCTCGCTGATCTGGTTCTTCGCCCTGGCACTGGGCGCCGCCTGGCTGGCGCCCTGGCTGGCCAGGCCGGCCACCTGGCGCCTGCTCGACTTCGGCGTGGCACTGATGATGTTCGCCATGGCCGCACAATTGCTGAACGGTCTCTGA
- a CDS encoding GIDE domain-containing protein — MAGGDAAGLAMSLAFSLGAFFGGGWWCIKRLSEVRFLLDTPTSKIRSAAQGYVELYGVLQESTLGQLQAPLTGKPCLWWRFRIEEYQESGKNKSWRVIESGTSDQWLQLGDGTGDCLIDPRGAEVRPSTREVWKGNQRHPRNGAAPAGFFGMLLGGGEYRYTEERLHLGGPLYAIGDFHTAGAGHQGFDGTAAQGAVIREWKSDFAGLLRRFDSNGDGQLDEAEWNRVRLAAQLEAEDRHRSTSAAPAVNHLRKPGESRPFLLSSHGEDVLARSFYWQALGGGLVCIAGAVATVYLLQVTGLM, encoded by the coding sequence ATGGCCGGCGGTGATGCCGCCGGGCTCGCGATGAGCCTGGCCTTCAGCCTCGGCGCCTTCTTCGGCGGCGGGTGGTGGTGCATCAAGCGCCTGTCCGAGGTGCGCTTCCTGCTGGACACGCCGACCTCGAAGATCCGCTCCGCCGCTCAGGGTTACGTGGAGCTCTACGGCGTGCTCCAGGAGTCCACCCTGGGCCAGCTGCAGGCGCCGCTCACCGGCAAGCCCTGCCTGTGGTGGCGCTTCCGGATCGAGGAGTACCAGGAGAGTGGCAAGAACAAGAGCTGGCGGGTGATCGAAAGCGGCACCAGCGACCAGTGGCTGCAACTGGGCGATGGCACCGGCGATTGCCTGATCGACCCGCGTGGCGCCGAAGTGCGCCCGTCCACCCGCGAGGTGTGGAAGGGCAACCAGCGCCACCCGCGCAATGGTGCGGCGCCGGCCGGGTTCTTCGGCATGCTGCTGGGGGGCGGCGAATACCGTTACACCGAGGAACGCCTGCACCTCGGCGGCCCGCTCTACGCCATCGGTGATTTCCATACCGCCGGCGCGGGGCACCAGGGCTTCGATGGCACGGCGGCCCAGGGCGCGGTGATCCGTGAATGGAAGAGCGACTTCGCCGGGCTGCTGCGGCGTTTCGACAGCAACGGCGATGGCCAGCTGGACGAGGCCGAGTGGAATCGCGTGCGCCTCGCCGCCCAGCTGGAGGCCGAGGACCGCCACCGTTCCACCAGCGCCGCGCCGGCGGTGAACCACCTGCGCAAGCCGGGCGAGTCGCGTCCCTTCCTGCTTTCCAGCCATGGCGAGGACGTGCTGGCGCGCTCCTTCTACTGGCAGGCCCTGGGGGGCGGATTGGTGTGCATCGCTGGTGCGGTGGCCACCGTGTACCTGCTGCAGGTGACGGGGCTGATGTGA
- a CDS encoding LemA family protein — MSLTSVALIVAALLVAAYAVTLYNALVRLKHGVTKAWSNIEVLLKQRHDELPKLVETCKQYMQHERTTLENVIAARNAVASARERGDVGALGQAESGLRAGLGQLFALAENYPQLKANESFQFLQQRISGLENGIADRRELYNEAVNLNNVRIEQFPDVLLARLFGFKPAELLVFSEAEKADVDLKSLFN, encoded by the coding sequence ATGTCCCTGACCAGTGTTGCCCTGATCGTCGCTGCCCTGCTGGTCGCCGCTTACGCGGTGACGCTCTACAACGCCCTGGTGCGCCTCAAGCACGGGGTGACCAAGGCCTGGTCGAACATCGAGGTGCTGCTCAAGCAACGCCACGACGAGCTGCCCAAGCTGGTTGAGACCTGCAAGCAGTACATGCAGCACGAGCGCACCACCCTGGAGAACGTGATCGCCGCCCGCAACGCCGTGGCCAGTGCCCGCGAGCGTGGCGACGTCGGTGCCCTGGGCCAGGCCGAGAGCGGCCTGCGCGCCGGCCTCGGCCAGCTCTTCGCCCTGGCGGAGAACTACCCGCAGCTCAAGGCCAACGAGAGCTTCCAGTTCCTCCAGCAGCGCATCAGCGGGCTGGAGAACGGTATCGCCGACCGCCGCGAGCTGTACAACGAGGCGGTGAACCTCAACAACGTGCGCATCGAGCAGTTCCCCGACGTGCTGCTGGCTCGCCTGTTCGGCTTCAAGCCCGCCGAGCTGCTGGTGTTCAGCGAGGCCGAGAAAGCCGACGTCGACCTCAAGTCGCTGTTCAACTGA
- the sodB gene encoding superoxide dismutase [Fe], which yields MAFELPPLPYEKNALEPHISAETLEFHHDKHHNTYVVNLNNLVPGTEFEGKSLEEIVKTSSGGIFNNAAQVWNHTFYWNCLSPNGGGQPTGALADAINAAFGSFDKFKEEFSKTSIGTFGSGWGWLVKKADGSLALASTIGAGCPLTSGDTPLLTCDVWEHAYYIDYRNLRPKYVEAFWNLVNWDFVAKNYAA from the coding sequence ATGGCTTTCGAATTGCCGCCGCTGCCGTACGAGAAGAATGCCCTCGAGCCGCACATTTCCGCCGAGACCCTGGAATTCCACCACGACAAGCACCACAACACCTATGTCGTGAACCTGAACAACCTGGTTCCGGGCACCGAGTTCGAAGGCAAGAGCCTGGAAGAGATCGTCAAGACCTCGTCGGGCGGCATCTTCAACAACGCCGCCCAGGTGTGGAACCACACCTTCTACTGGAACTGCCTGAGCCCCAACGGCGGTGGCCAGCCCACCGGCGCCCTGGCTGACGCCATCAACGCTGCCTTCGGTTCCTTCGACAAGTTCAAGGAAGAGTTCAGCAAGACCTCCATCGGTACCTTCGGCTCCGGCTGGGGCTGGCTGGTGAAGAAGGCCGACGGCTCCCTGGCCCTGGCCAGCACCATCGGTGCCGGCTGCCCGCTGACCAGCGGCGACACCCCGCTGCTGACCTGCGACGTCTGGGAACACGCCTACTACATCGACTACCGCAACCTGCGTCCGAAGTACGTCGAGGCATTCTGGAACCTGGTCAACTGGGACTTCGTAGCCAAGAACTACGCTGCCTGA
- a CDS encoding LysR family transcriptional regulator ArgP yields the protein MDLFDYKLLAALAAVVEQGGFERAAQVLGLSQSAVSQRIKLLEARVGQPVLVRATPPTSTEIGTRLLNHVQQVRLLERDLQSQVPALDEGGPRERLRIAINADTLATWWARAVADFCSRHEVLMDLVVEDQDVGLKRMRAGEVAGCVCGAERPVAGARSIPLGAMRYRALASPAFIARHFAEGVTPAALARSPSIVYGPDDLLQHRYMESLGVAGSFPHHLCPSSEGFVRLTEGGLGWGLVPEHQVEGQLARGELRELITGRPIDVPLYWHHWRHGGELLAQLTEHLAHAGARWLVQA from the coding sequence ATCGATTTGTTCGACTACAAGTTGCTGGCCGCCCTGGCGGCGGTGGTGGAGCAGGGCGGCTTCGAGCGCGCGGCGCAGGTGCTCGGCCTGTCGCAGTCGGCGGTGTCCCAGCGCATCAAGCTGCTGGAGGCGCGGGTCGGCCAGCCGGTACTGGTGCGCGCCACGCCGCCCACCTCGACCGAGATCGGCACCCGCCTGCTCAACCATGTGCAGCAGGTGCGCCTGCTGGAGCGCGACCTGCAGTCCCAGGTGCCGGCCCTGGACGAAGGCGGCCCCCGCGAGCGCCTGCGCATCGCCATCAACGCCGACACCCTGGCCACCTGGTGGGCGCGGGCGGTGGCGGACTTCTGCTCGCGCCACGAGGTGCTGATGGACCTGGTGGTGGAAGACCAGGACGTCGGCCTCAAGCGCATGCGTGCCGGCGAGGTGGCGGGTTGCGTATGCGGTGCCGAGCGGCCGGTGGCCGGGGCCCGCAGCATTCCCCTGGGCGCCATGCGCTATCGCGCACTGGCCAGCCCGGCCTTCATCGCCCGGCACTTCGCCGAAGGCGTGACCCCGGCGGCACTGGCCCGCTCGCCCTCCATCGTCTACGGCCCCGACGACCTGCTCCAGCACCGCTACATGGAGTCACTGGGCGTCGCCGGCAGCTTCCCCCATCACCTCTGCCCCTCGTCCGAGGGCTTCGTGCGCCTCACCGAAGGTGGCCTGGGCTGGGGGCTCGTGCCCGAGCACCAGGTGGAAGGCCAGCTGGCGCGGGGGGAGCTGCGCGAGCTGATTACCGGGCGCCCCATCGACGTGCCGCTCTACTGGCACCACTGGCGCCATGGCGGCGAGCTGCTCGCCCAGCTCACCGAGCACCTGGCCCACGCCGGTGCCCGCTGGCTGGTGCAGGCCTGA
- a CDS encoding putative bifunctional diguanylate cyclase/phosphodiesterase: protein MKLDLKHSLSLKLLRVVLMSALVVGVVLSCAQIVFDVYKTRQAVANDAHRILGMFRDPSTQAVYSLDREMGMQVIEGLFQHESVRFAAIGHPNEPMLAEKSRPLMELPTRWLTDAILGKEQNFTTQLVGRGPYSEYYGDLNITLDTAPYGEDFVISSVIIFVSGVLRALAMGLVLYSVYHWLLTKPLSKIIEHLTNINPDRPSEHKLPMLKGNEKNELGLWINTANELLASIERNTHLRREAENSLLRMAQYDFLTGLPNRQQLQQQLDQILDDAGRLQRRVAVLCVGLDDFKGVNEQFSYQTGDQLLIALADRLRGHSGRLGALARLGGDQFALVQADIEQPYEAAELAQSVLDDLEAPFALEQQEVRLRATIGITLFPEDGDSTEKLLQKAEQTMTLAKSRSRNRYQFYIASVDSEMRRRRELEKDLREALNRNELHLVYQPQVDYRDHRVVGVEALLRWQHPQHGFVPPDLFIPLAEQNGSIIPIGEWVLDQACRQLREWHDQGFSELRMAINLSTVQLHHAELPRVVNNLLQVYRLPPRSLEVEVTETGLMEDISTAAQHLLSLRRSGALIAIDDFGTGYSSLSYLKSLPLDKIKIDKSFVQDVLEDEDDATIVRAIIQLARSLGMQVIAEGVETQEQEAYIISQGCNEGQGYLYSKPLPARELTGYLKQARRLTNAASNPATL, encoded by the coding sequence TTGAAGCTGGATCTCAAACACAGCTTGTCACTGAAGTTGCTCCGCGTGGTGCTGATGTCCGCGCTGGTGGTCGGTGTAGTGCTGAGCTGCGCGCAGATAGTGTTCGACGTCTACAAGACACGGCAGGCGGTGGCCAACGACGCCCATCGCATCCTCGGCATGTTCCGCGACCCCTCGACCCAGGCCGTCTACAGCCTCGACCGGGAGATGGGCATGCAGGTCATCGAGGGCCTGTTCCAGCACGAGTCGGTCCGCTTCGCCGCCATCGGCCACCCCAACGAGCCGATGCTCGCCGAGAAATCCCGCCCGCTGATGGAGCTGCCGACGCGCTGGCTCACCGACGCGATCCTCGGCAAGGAACAGAACTTCACCACCCAGCTGGTGGGCCGCGGCCCGTACAGCGAGTACTACGGCGACCTCAACATCACCCTGGACACCGCGCCCTACGGCGAGGACTTCGTCATCAGCTCGGTGATCATCTTCGTCTCCGGCGTGTTGCGCGCCCTGGCCATGGGCCTGGTGCTCTACTCGGTCTACCACTGGCTGCTGACCAAGCCGCTGTCGAAGATCATCGAGCACCTCACCAACATCAACCCGGACCGCCCCAGCGAACACAAGCTGCCCATGCTCAAGGGCAACGAGAAGAACGAACTGGGGCTGTGGATAAACACCGCCAACGAGTTGCTGGCCTCCATCGAACGCAACACCCACCTGCGCCGGGAAGCGGAAAACAGCCTGCTGCGCATGGCCCAGTACGACTTCCTCACCGGCCTGCCCAACCGCCAGCAGCTGCAGCAGCAGCTGGACCAGATCCTCGATGATGCCGGCCGCCTGCAGCGCCGCGTCGCTGTGCTCTGCGTGGGGCTGGACGATTTCAAGGGCGTCAACGAACAGTTCAGCTACCAGACCGGCGACCAGTTGCTGATCGCCCTCGCCGACCGCCTGCGCGGCCACAGCGGCCGGCTCGGCGCGCTCGCCCGCCTGGGGGGCGACCAGTTCGCCCTGGTCCAGGCCGATATCGAGCAGCCTTATGAAGCGGCCGAACTTGCCCAGAGCGTGCTCGACGACCTCGAGGCGCCCTTCGCCCTGGAACAGCAGGAAGTGCGCCTGCGCGCCACCATCGGCATCACCCTGTTCCCGGAAGACGGCGACAGCACCGAGAAGCTGCTGCAGAAAGCCGAACAGACCATGACCCTGGCCAAGAGCCGCTCGCGCAACCGCTACCAGTTCTACATCGCCAGCGTCGACAGCGAGATGCGTCGCCGCCGCGAGCTGGAGAAGGACCTGCGCGAAGCCCTCAACCGCAACGAGCTGCACCTGGTCTACCAGCCCCAGGTCGACTACCGCGACCACCGCGTGGTCGGCGTCGAGGCGCTGCTGCGCTGGCAGCACCCGCAGCATGGCTTCGTGCCGCCGGACCTGTTCATCCCCCTGGCCGAGCAGAACGGCTCCATCATCCCCATCGGTGAATGGGTGCTCGACCAGGCCTGCCGCCAGTTGCGCGAATGGCACGACCAGGGCTTCAGCGAGCTGCGCATGGCCATCAACCTCTCCACCGTGCAGCTGCACCACGCCGAGCTGCCGCGGGTGGTCAACAACCTGCTGCAGGTCTACCGCCTGCCGCCGCGCAGCCTGGAAGTGGAAGTCACCGAGACCGGCCTGATGGAGGACATCTCCACCGCCGCCCAGCACCTGCTGAGCCTGCGCCGCTCCGGCGCGCTGATCGCGATCGACGACTTCGGGACCGGCTACTCCTCGCTGAGCTACCTGAAGAGCCTGCCGCTGGACAAGATCAAGATCGACAAGAGCTTCGTCCAGGACGTGCTGGAGGACGAGGACGACGCCACCATCGTCCGCGCCATCATCCAGCTCGCCCGCAGCCTGGGCATGCAGGTGATCGCCGAAGGCGTGGAGACCCAGGAGCAGGAGGCATACATCATCTCCCAGGGTTGCAACGAGGGTCAGGGCTACCTGTACAGCAAGCCCCTGCCCGCCCGCGAGCTCACCGGCTACCTCAAGCAGGCGCGCCGCCTGACCAACGCCGCCTCCAACCCCGCGACGCTCTGA